The Argopecten irradians isolate NY chromosome 4, Ai_NY, whole genome shotgun sequence genome has a window encoding:
- the LOC138321591 gene encoding uncharacterized protein, whose product MDKPAGSDIPSGASRKNRRQNWWAEHKKSREEKREGLRKLMPDNKLQDNVTSLIEQNNKGGFKASVATRNALAQAVVPSKMKVEMKSQTKLNFKTVKSTKPNSENSKKKKVKEEVKDVYPNVHIAGEQTSSKHMPKAYVLFVGNLPYNISKEQLEEHFRKTGGVKLIRIPKEKGTDRARGFAYIEFKDRISHGIALRLHQTTLAGRKINVEFTSIGGKNKKRLEKLKLKNLSKAKFKMPLEN is encoded by the exons ATGGATAAGCCAGCTGGAAGC GATATTCCTTCTGGCGCATCAAGGAAGAATAGAAGACAAAACTGGTGGGCGGAACACAAAAAAAGTCGTGAAGAAAAACGAGAAG GTTTGAGAAAACTGATGCCCGACAATAAACTCCAAGACAATGTAACATCTTTAATTGAACAGAATAATAAGGGTGGATTCAAGGCCAGTGTAGCGACAAGGAATGCTTTAGCACAAGCCGTAGTGCCCAGCAAGATGAAAGTGGAGATGAAATCACAAACAAAACTTAATTTCAAAACTGTAAAATCGACAAAACCAAACTCAGAAAATTCTAAGAAAAAGAAAGTGAAAGAGGAGGTCAAAGATGTGTACCCCAATGTACATATAGCAGGAGAGCAGACGTCTTCCAAACATATGCCAAAAGCTTATGTGCTTTTTGTTGGCAATCTACCTTATAACATTTCAAAAGAACAATTAGAAGAACATTTCAGGAAAACAG GTGGAGTAAAATTGATTCGGATTCCAAAAGAAAAGGGGACAGACCGGGCAAGAGGATTCGCTTATATAGAATTCAAGGACCGCATCAGTCACGGG ATTGCACTACGCCTTCATCAAACCACCTTAGCAGGCCGTAAAATCAATGTAGAATTCACATCCATCGGCGGCAAAAACAAGAAGAGGTTGGAAAAGCTCAAGCTTAAAAATCTGTCAAAGGCCAAATTTAAAATGCCTTTGGAAAACTGA